In Myxocyprinus asiaticus isolate MX2 ecotype Aquarium Trade chromosome 46, UBuf_Myxa_2, whole genome shotgun sequence, a single window of DNA contains:
- the LOC127436224 gene encoding phosphatidylcholine-sterol acyltransferase-like, whose amino-acid sequence MEYSRFFRSIPFLLIALDQTSGFWLLNVIFPPTAQPRVISNSTPPLIIVPGNLGNRLEAKIDKPTLVHWMCYKKTEDWFTLWIDLNMFMPIGIDCWIDNIRIVYNRTTHKTSNAPGVEVRVPGFGQTHPIEFLDVNKLTGYFHTMVQHLVSIGYVRNATVRGAPYDWRIAPNEQEEYFSRLKNLVEEMHAEYKQPVYLLGHSMGNNYILYFLNQQTQDWKDHYIKGFISLGAPWGGAVKPLRVMTSGENDGIPFVSNIKIREEQRMTTTNPWMIPSEEAWPKDHTFISTPFYNYTNQDYHQFFKDINFEDGWYMWEDTRNLTAGLPTPGVEVYCFYGVGLPTPVTYVYDEQFPNIDPIDIIYDDGDDTVDSRSMSLCKKWIGKQEHPVHVTEFRGMAHLDMVFNHKVLTAIQRILEGKIPLDKDIIAEQP is encoded by the exons ATGGAATATTCGCGGTTCTTCAGATCCATTCCATTTCTTCTGATTGCActtgaccagacctctggattcTGGTTATTAAACGTTATCTTCCCACCAACAGCCCAACCTCGTGTAATAAGTAACAGCACTCCACCCCTTATTATTG TACCTGGAAATTTGGGCAATCGCCTGGAAGCCAAAATAGACAAGCCCACACTGGTGCACTGGATGTGTTACAAGAAGACCGAGGACTGGTTCACCCTCTGGATCGACCTAAACATGTTCATGCCTATTGGAATTGACTGCTGGATTGATAACATAAG aaTTGTGTACAATAGGACAACTCACAAGACATCTAATGcaccaggggtggaagtcagggTGCCTGGATTTGGACAGACGCACCCTATTGAGTTTCTTGATGTAAATAAGCTGACAG GTTACTTTCATACCATGGTGCAACATTTGGTCAGCATTGGATATGTGCGAAATGCCACCGTCCGTGGTGCTCCGTATGATTGGAGAATCGCTCCAA ATGAGCAAGAGGAGTATTTTTCACGTTTGAAAAACTTGGTGGAAGAGATGCATGCAGAGTACAAGCAACCAGTCTACCTTTTGGGCCACAGCATGGGAAACAACTACATCCTGTACTTCCTCAACCAGCAGACCCAGGACTGGAAAGACCACTACATCAAGGGCTTCATCTCTCTTGGAGCACCTTGGGGTGGCGCTGTAAAGCCCCTCAGAGTCATGACATCAG GTGAAAACGATGGTATACCCTTTGTTTCCAATATCAAGATCCGCGAGGAACAACGGATGACCACCACAAATCCCTGGATGATCCCGTCTGAAGAGGCTTGGCCCAAAGATCACACCTTCATCTCCACCCCTTTCTATAACTATACCAACCAGGACTACCACCAGTTCTTCAAAGATATCAACTTTGAAGATGGCTGGTACATGTGGGAAGACACTAGAAACCTCACGGCCGGTCttcccacccctggagtcgaggTCTACTGCTTCTATGGGGTGGGACTCCCTACACCTGTGACGTACGTGTATGATGAGCAGTTTCCAAACATCGATCCCATAGATATTATTTACGATGACGGTGATGATACCGTCGACAGTCGCAGCATGAGTCTCTGTAAGAAGTggatagggaaacaggaacatcCTGTGCATGTGACAGAGTTTAGAGGAATGGCTCATTTGGACATGGTCTTTAATCATAAGGTGCTCACAGCTATCCAGAGAATTCTGGAGGGAAAGATCCCATTGGACAAGGACATCATTGCTGAACAGCCTTAA